In Raphanus sativus cultivar WK10039 chromosome 5, ASM80110v3, whole genome shotgun sequence, the following proteins share a genomic window:
- the LOC108862145 gene encoding purple acid phosphatase 10-like, with protein MGKLEALNPYYVLFLCLVLNSLVLFCHGGTTSSYVRRLEAAVDMPLDSYVFRVPPGCNAPQQVHITQGDLEGKAVIVSWVTQEARGSNTVLYWKEHSCKKLKARGKSKTYKFYNYTSGHIHHCTIRNLEYDTKYYYIVGVGQTERKFWFFTPPKSGPDVPYTFGIIGDLGQSFDSNTTLTHYENNPLKGQTILFVGDLSYADIYPNHDNNRWDSWGRFIERSIAYQPWIWTVGNHELDFAPQIGENKPFKPFKNRYRTPHRSSGSTEPFWYSIKRGPAYIIVLASYSAYGKYTPQYMWLEEEFPKVNRTETPWLIVLMHSPWYNSYDYHYMEGETMRVMYEPWFVENKVDVVFAGHVHGYERSERISNIAYNVVNGICTPVKDQSAPIYITIGDGGNLEGLSTKMTEPQPKYSAFREASFGHAMFSIKNRTHAHYGWHRNQDGYAVEADTMWVYNRFWHPVC; from the exons ATGGGCAAGCTAGAAGCATTAAATCCATACTATGTTCTTTTCTTGTGTTTGGTTCTTAACAGCTTAGTGCTGTTCTGTCATGGTGGCACAACAAGTAGTTATGTCAGGAGGTTAGAGGCAGCGGTTGATATGCCACTGGATAGTTATGTATTTCGTGTTCCTCCTGGTTGCAATGCACCTCAACAG GTGCACATTACACAAGGAGACCTTGAAGGGAAGGCTGTGATAGTGTCTTGGGTGACGCAAGAAGCACGAGGATCTAACACGGTTCTTTACTGGAAAGAGCACAGCTGCAAAAAGCTAAAAGCCCGTGGCAAATCCAAGACGTACAAGTTCTACAACTATACGTCTGGTCACATCCATCATTGCACCATCAGAAACTTAGAg TATGACACCAAGTACTACTATATTGTAGGTGTGGGACAAACAGAACGCAAGTTCTGGTTCTTCACTCCTCCTAAATCTGGTCCTGACGTTCCCTACACGTTTGGTATCATTG GGGATCTTGGGCAGAGTTTTGATTCAAACACAACCTTAACACACTATGAGAATAACCCATTGAAAGGTCAAACAATTCTGTTTGTTGGGGATCTCTCATACGCTGACATATACCCCAACCATGACAATAATAGATGGGACAGCTGGGGAAGGTTTATTGAAAGAAGCATAGCATATCAGCCCTGGATTTGGACCGTAGGAAACCATGAACTTGATTTTGCCCCCCAGATT GGAGAAAACAAACCATTTAAGCCATTCAAGAATAGATACCGTACTCCTCACCGATCATCAGGCAGCACAGAACCATTCTGGTACTCAATAAAGAGAGGTCCTGCTTACATAATCGTGCTAGCTTCATATTCAGCATACG GTAAATATACGCCGCAATACATGTGGCTCGAAGAGGAGTTCCCAAAGGTTAACAGGACAGAAACGCCGTGGTTGATTGTTCTGATGCATTCACCATGGTACAACAGCTACGATTACCATTACATGGAAGGCGAAACAATGAGAGTGATGTATGAGCCGTGGTTCGTCGAGAACAAAGTAGATGTTGTTTTTGCGGGGCATGTCCATGGCTATGAAAGATCA GAACGCATATCCAACATTGCGTACAATGTGGTTAATGGAATTTGCACTCCAGTAAAAGATCAATCTGCTCCCATCTACATCACCATTGGTGATGGAGGCAATCTTGAAGGATTGTCTACCAA GATGACTGAACCTCAGCCTAAGTACTCTGCCTTCAGAGAAGCGAGCTTCGGACATGCTATGTTCTCTATAAAGAACAGGACGCATGCTCACTATGGATGGCACAGGAACCAGGATGGTTACGCCGTGGAGGCCGACACCATGTGGGTTTACAACAGGTTCTGGCATCCTGTTTGTTGA
- the LOC108856783 gene encoding purple acid phosphatase 10, translating into MRSDFLSFLLVLGLVWNSLVLFCNGGITSKFVRKVEKSIDMPLHSDVFRVPPGHNAPQQVHITQGDVEGKAVIVSWVTQEAPGSNTVHYWKEHSSTKHKAHGKTNTYKFYNYTSGYIHHCTIRNLEYDSKYYYVVGVGQTERKFWFFTPPKVGPDVPYTFGLIGDLGQTFDSNITLTHYEKSPKKGQAVLFVGDLSYADNYPNHDNNRWDSWGRFAERSTAYQPWIWTTGNHELDFAPEIGENKPFKPFTHRYRTPYRASGSTEPFWYSIKRGPAYIIVLSSYSAYGKYTPQYTWLEEEFPKVNRTETPWLIVLNHSPWYNSYDYHYMEGESMRVMYEPWFVKNKVDVVFSGHVHAYERSERVSNIAYTVVNGICSPVKDQSAPVYITIGDGGNIEGLATKMTEPQPKYSAYREASFGHAILSIKNRTHAHYGWHRNQDGYAVEADTMWFYNRFWHPVDDSPSFDS; encoded by the exons ATGAGATCAGATTTCTTATcctttcttcttgttcttggtttGGTCTGGAACAGCTTGGTGCTGTTCTGTAATGGAGGCATCACCAGTAAGTTTGTCAGGAAAGTGGAGAAGTCCATTGATATGCCTCTTCATAGCGATGTGTTTCGCGTTCCTCCTGGTCATAATGCTCCTCAACAG GTGCATATAACACAAGGAGATGTAGAAGGGAAGGCAGTGATAGTGTCTTGGGTGACACAAGAAGCACCAGGATCCAACACAGTCCATTACTGGAAAGAGCATAGCTCCACAAAGCACAAAGCCCATGGCAAAACCAACACTTACAAGTTCTACAATTATACTTCTGGTTACATCCATCATTGCACCATCAGAAACTTGGAG tatGACTCCAAATACTATTATGTGGTAGGTGTGGGACAAACAGAGCGCAAGTTTTGGTTCTTCACTCCTCCTAAAGTCGGTCCTGACGTTCCCTACACGTTTGGTCTCATTG ggGATCTTGGACAGACTTTTGACTCAAACATAACCTTAACACATTATGAGAAGAGCCCTAAAAAAGGGCAAGCAGTTTTGTTCGTTGGTGATCTCTCATATGCTGATAATTATCCAAATCATGACAATAATAGATGGGACAGTTGGGGAAGATTTGCCGAAAGAAGTACAGCTTATCAGCCTTGGATTTGGACTACAGGAAACCATGAACTAGATTTTGCTCCCGAGATT GGAGAAAACAAACCGTTTAAGCCATTCACGCATAGGTACCGTACTCCTTACCGAGCTTCAGGCAGCACAGAACCATTCTGGTACTCGATAAAGAGAGGACCAGCTTACATAATCGTGCTATCTTCATATTCAGCATATG GTAAATACACACCGCAATACACGTGGCTCGAAGAGGAGTTCCCAAAGGTTAACAGAACAGAAACGCCATGGTTGATTGTTCTGAACCATTCACCTTGGTACAACAGCTACGATTACCATTACATGGAAGGTGAATCTATGAGAGTAATGTATGAGCCGTGGTTCGTCAAGAACAAAGTAGATGTGGTTTTTTCAGGCCATGTCCACGCCTACGAAAGATCA GAACGCGTATCAAACATAGCATACACCGTGGTTAACGGCATTTGCAGTCCAGTAAAAGATCAATCTGCTCCCGTCTATATCACAATTGGTGATGGAGGAAATATTGAAGGCTTGGCTACCAA AATGACTGAGCCTCAGCCTAAGTACTCTGCCTACAGAGAAGCTAGCTTTGGACATGCTATATTATCGATAAAGAACAGGACGCATGCTCACTATGGATGGCACAGGAACCAGGATGGTTACGCCGTGGAGGCTGACACCATGTGGTTTTACAATAGGTTCTGGCATCCTGTTGATGATTCACCTTCTTTTGATTCCTGA
- the LOC108862143 gene encoding DNA replication licensing factor MCM4 codes for MASDSPPPANTTDGPSSPGENASSPIANTYSSPASRRRRARSSTPSQFATPPPPSRLGVPNSTPPASRPSAARSNRPPTTPSHTDEPPPSSDEGGEDGADDTTPTFVWGTNISVQDVKSAIEMFVKHFREAKESSDDLFREGKYMASIRKVIEIEGEWIDVDAYDVFDYDPDLYNKMVRYPLEVLAIFDIVLMDIVSSINRLFEKHVQVRIFNLRTSTSMRNLNPSDIEKMISLKGMIIRSSSIIPEIREAVFRCLVCGYFSDPIIVDRGKISEPPTCLKQECLAKNSMTLVHNRCRFADKQIVRLQETPDEIPEGGTPHTVSLLLHDKLVDNGKPGDRIEVTGIYRAMTVRVGPAHRTVKSVFKTYIDCLHIKKASKTRMAAEDPMDVDNSLRRVDEDVELDEEKLKKFEELSKQPDIYEKLARSLAPNIWELDDVKKGLLCQLFGGNALNLTSGANFRGDINILLVGDPGTSKSQLLQYIHKLSPRGIYTSGRGSSAVGLTAYVAKDPETGETVLESGALVLSDRGICCIDEFDKMSDSARSMLHEVMEQQTVSIAKAGIIASLNARTSVLACANPSGSRYNPRLSVIENIHLPPTLLSRFDLIYLILDKPDEQTDRRLAKHIVALHFENAESAQEEALDITTLTSYVSYARKNIHPKLSDEAAEELTRGYVELRKAGKFAGSSKKVITATPRQIESLIRLSEALARMRFSEWVEKHDVDEAFRLLRVAMQQSATDHATGTIDMDLINTGVSASERMRRDILVSSIRDITLEKMQIGGSAMRLSELLEELKKHGGNINTEIHLHDVRKAVGTLASEGFLVAEGDRIKRV; via the exons ATGGCTTCCGACTCTCCTCCTCCCGCCAACACCACCGACG GTCCTTCGTCTCCCGGCGAGAACGCTTCAAGCCCCATCGCCAACACCTACTCCTCCCCAGCTTCCCGTCGCCGGCGAGCAAGATCCTCCACCCCGTCGCAATTCGCCACTCCTCCACCGCCTTCGCGCCTCGGAGTCCCAAACTCCACCCCTCCCGCATCTCGCCCTTCCGCCGCCAGATCCAACCGTCCACCAACGACTCCCTCGCACACCGACGAACCACCTCCCTCTTCCGACGAAGGCGGAGAAGACGGCGCCGACGACACCACCCCGACCTTCGTCTGGGGAACCAACATCAGCGTCCAGGATGTCAAATCCGCGATTGAGATGTTCGTCAAGCATTTCAGGGAAGCGAAAGAGAGCAGCGACGATCTGTTTAGAGAAGGCAAGTATATGGCTTCGATACGCAAAGTGATTGAGATTGAAGGAGAGTGGATTGATGTTGATGCCTATGATGTGTTTGATTATGATCCGGATTTGTACAACAAGATGGTTCGTTATCCCTTGGAAGTTCTCGCTATCTTTGATATCGTGCTGATGGATATTGTTTCCTCTATCAATCGTTTGTTTGAGAAACATGTTCAAGTCAGGATTTTTAACCTCAGGACTTCCACTTCCATGAGGAATCTCAACCCATCTG ATATTGAGAAGATGATCTCTTTGAAGGGGATGATCATTCGGAGTAGCTCAATCATTCCTGAGATCAGGGAAGCTGTGTTTAGATGTCTCGTTTGTGGCTACTTCTCTGACCCTATCATCGTTGATAGAG GGAAAATAAGTGAGCCTCCCACTTGCTTGAAACAAGAGTGCCTTGCCAAGAACTCAATGACATTAGTGCACAACCGATGCAG GTTTGCGGATAAGCAGATTGTGAGGCTTCAGGAAACGCCTGATGAGATTCCTGAAGGAGGAACACCTCACACTGTTAGCTTGTTGCTGCATGATAAGCTAGTTGATAATGGGAAGCCTGGTGATAGAATTGAG GTCACTGGAATTTACAGAGCAATGACTGTTCGAGTAGGGCCTGCTCACAGGACTGTGAAATCTGTGTTTAAG ACCTACATCGATTGCCTTCATATAAAGAAAGCAAGTAAGACAAGAATGGCTGCAGAGGATCCTATGGACGTTGACAATAGTCTTCGTAGAGTCGATGAAGATGTCGAGTTAGATGAGGAGAAG ctgaagaAGTTTGAAGAACTCTCTAAACAACCAGATATATATGAGAAGCTTGCTAGATCACTAGCACCAAACATCTGGGAGTTGGATGATGTAAAAAAGGGTCTACTGTGTCAG CTTTTTGGAGGGAATGCTTTGAACTTGACATCTGGTGCTAATTTTCGTGGTGACATCAACATCTTACTTGTTGGTGACCCTGGTACAAGCAAGTCTCAGCTGCTTCAGTACATTCATAAGCTTTCACCACGTGGGATTTACACAAGTGGGCGAGGGAGCTCAGCTGTTGGTTTGACAGCTTATGTGGCTAAAGATCCTGAGACAGGAGAAACT GTTTTGGAGAGTGGAGCTCTTGTTCTCAGTGACCGTGGTATCTGCTGTATTGATGAATTTGACAAAATGTCTGACAGTGCAAGGAGCATGTTGCATGAG GTTATGGAACAGCAGACTGTTTCAATAGCAAAGGCTGGTATCATTGCATCTCTAAATGCTAGGACCTCTGTGTTGGCTTGCGCAAATCCTAGTGGCTCACGCTATAATCCGCGGCTTTCTGTTATTGAGAATATTCACCTTCCTCCGACCCTGCTTTCTAG ATTCGATTTAATCTACTTGATTCTTGACAAGCCTGATGAGCAGACTGACCGAAGGCTTGCAAAGCATATTGTGGCACTACACTTTGAGAACGCAGAG AGTGCACAAGAGGAAGCTTTGGACATCACTACTCTGACAAGCTATGTTAGCTATGCTCGCAAGAACATTCATCCTAAACTATCAGATGAAGCCGCAGAGGAGTTGACCCGAGGTTATGTCGAGCTTAGAAAAGCAGGGAAATTTGCCGGAAGTAGCAAAAAG GTCATAACAGCGACTCCTAGGCAAATTGAAAGCCTGATCAGACTTAGTGAGGCCTTGGCTCGTATGCGCTTCTCTGAATGG GTTGAAAAACATGACGTGGACGAGGCATTTCGACTTCTCAGAGTTGCAATGCAGCAATCAGCAACCGATCACGCCACTG GAACTATTGACATGGACCTGATAAACACTGGAGTCTCAGCAAGTGAACGAATGAGACGGGACATCCTCGTGTCGTCGATTCGAGACATAACTCTTGAGAAAATGCAAATTGGAGGATCAGCAATGCGCTTATCAGAG CTACTGGAAGAACTGAAGAAGCATGGAGGCAACATAAACACCGAAATTCATCTTCATGAT GTAAGAAAGGCGGTTGGAACCCTAGCTAGTGAAGGGTTTCTGGTCGCTGAAGGTGACAGAATCAAGAGAGTATAA